From the Dermacentor variabilis isolate Ectoservices chromosome 5, ASM5094787v1, whole genome shotgun sequence genome, the window attgtacagtcacgtgctcgtctattgaggggttccttcttgccctcaactgcgagagtataaaaacagctgcccccggacgcaaaaaggagggctccgatttctgttgagtaaagtgcactcccgtctctctacttcggtcaacctgaccgccaactctttgcgatgttaaaataaacaagttgttttgttgttaccagtcgactcatgctttgccgggaccttcggatgcttccagttgtaccccaggccgccaggccaacgctacccttggggcttgcgacccaggtgcagcaacgggcgtcagcgccgagttcccaacaactcgtgccagcggtacGAGTACAACAAAAGAGATTATTTGGCCCATCTAGCCAAATGTTATAAGATTTCAATGAATGTGCGTTGCTGTAATATTGCACTTAGCACTTTCGACGAGCACTACATTCTGATGCACCTGATACATGCACCTGGTCACGTGCTGTTCCTTTAATGACTGCGATTTGCATGATGCAGCAGAAACAATCACCTTTATTCCCGATTTACAAGCTTATTTGAAATTGGTAATGGCATTAGTGGTTGCTATGTTGCTAGCGCAGTCAACGCAATACATGCAGTTCTACTTTTTAGGAAGTCCAAATATTTACACAAGACTCCACAATTTCACTATTCACACACCCTCGGTTAAAATACCACCGCATGAACTTGTAATATGCTGATCCTAAGCTATACTTGAGCCTCACTGTGAAATGGTATGCGAAGTTAAGGGTTTTAGTTTCACATGCATAGAAGCTTCACGCAAGTAAAGATCTCATCCAAATGCCGGTGCAGAGAATGTCAAGGATGATCTTGCATTTCTGTTATGCATGCTGCAATTATCTGCTTGTGCTGCACGCCCTGCCTAGATGAATGACTGAGTAGCAAGAGCCAAGCGTAGTGTCATCAAGAGTGCCGATTTGATTCCACTAGGGCACCGATAGAAAACGACGATGACAAAGATCTTTGCAAACACCTCGTAGCTCGAAATCGTGCAGTGATCCTACATAACGGAGTATGAATGACCAGTTCATGCAATTAGCAAAATGCATGACTTACTGCAGATAGTGATGAACAAACTCGCCGGTGGCAGCGATGAAGTCTACTGACAGAGGGTGCGAACGGGCATGGCATGTGGTGGTTGCTTCCGCGTACCACGAAGAAGCAACCACCATACTTGCACGGAAGAACGTCCACGTACGTGAAACAGTCTGTCTTACTCAGATGTGTGAGCAAATCACTACAGTGGGCTTCACATAGCTTCTAGTGACTGTTACCCTCATGATGTCCCCCATTGAGAAAGTAAGCGTGTAACTCTTAAATAGTTCGTGGGAAGTGGCGTTTCTGAACGTCCGCATACATGGCAACAACTAAACTTAATTGGTTTAATCCCGTGGAAACGATACCAAGGAGTGGCAGAGTACAATTTTTTGAAGTTTGCCGCAACGCCTTTTGAGACATACATATGCACTTCATTGACGCCGATTTACATAGAAATAAGTGCGCAGCAGCTAACTTGGAAGAGTTAAGACTGACAAGCAGCAGATGGTTGTTAGATTACCGGCAATATTCCTTTAGATCGAAGGCTTGGCTAATTTTGTGTGCTTCAAGAACTTGCTCGTAGAAAGTTGCTTAGAAAGAGTGCTCTTCATGCATTCTTTCGCCATCGTGACTTCCAAGAGGAGGTTCGGAGACCGAAAAAGCGAAAGGTTTGTGCTAACAAACTTTTTTCATCAATACTGAAGCAAAAGTAGAGTGACTGCAAATTCGTAAACGTGTTTAAAAATTTGGAAAGTTGGCAAGTATTTCATCAGGAATACGAATTCCCTACGTTATCAAACACCGACAAGTTTAAGTGCCATTGCATCTGGAGAAATAGGAGTAGGCTTAGAACAGGTGCTGCCTCCTAGAAAGACATCGGATGCAAGGCTAGAGCTCTGGAGACTAAATACAAGGACTGCTTCGTATGAGTGAGTGGCAACACTGGCTGAAGCACAGACCACCGAAGGATGAATAAAATCACCACGCACTTGAGCTGGCCCCGGGTATCCTCCAGATCCCGCGCGAGTGCCTCGATGGTCTCGAAGAGCTCTGCAGCATCATCTGCATCCAAGGCTGCTGGTGCTGCCCCTTCATCAGCAAGGGAACCATCACGAAGCCCTTCATCTCCACTTGCACGGTGCCACCGCTCAGTGAGCCGACGAACAGCCTTTTTGCAGCGAACATGGCGCGATTCGAGCTGCTGTGGCACCACTTCAATGGCAACAGCCGAGAACTTCAGAGCATTAAGCGACTCCTCGAGCATCGACATGGCTGGACAGATGTTTACAACCAGAGAGACTTGCGCACCCGTAGTGAAGTAGGCCTGCATCGCCTACAAAAATCCAGAGATGAAAAAAATTACGCAGACCTAATGCACATGCGGGAATCAGCGTGAAGCAAAGCTATCGGGAAGCAGGCAATATGCATCTCATTTGTATTTAATTAGGTTTATTGTCAAACTATACGCAATGTTATCAATTGTGTATGCACAGCGAGTCACTGATTTAAGCTCACGGAGTGTATGGTTACATGCCTGCCAGCCTGTGAACATTGAAATCGTCGTAATTCAGCGGAGAactctaaaaaagaaagaaaggaaggcagGCAAGTGGGGACTGGTGGGTGCGGAGGTTAATAGTTGTGAGCACGATCATTTTGAGGGATGCCTACTCATTTTATTTGTTCATTAAGGATGATGTACTTTTAAACGCAGCATACAAATAGCCGCAAACTATGAGCAGTAAAAACTGGCTAGCAAGACACTGTCTTGAGATTAACGTCTATTTCAGCGCACTTGATGGGGATTTTGCTTTCAGATACCTGCACGAATAAATTTGCTCGAAGCTGGTGTCCTTTCATTACCAGAACAATTTCAACGGTATTTTCAAAGGCAATTTGAGGCTGACATGCAGTAAGAATATCAATTTGCATTCAGCAGTATTGCGTGGTTATGGCGGGATCGCAAGCATATTATTGGTGCAGTATTGTGGAACAGTTATTCAGTTACACCTCGAATGTGTCGTACTTGTGCATATTTTACGTCGCATTATGTTTCGCTCAGTTGCCAAACATTACCTCAATTTCAGGAACGTTGGGAGGCAAGTATTTGAAGACTACACCGTTGACAAACTACATCGAAGTGCAAGGACCAAATCAGGCATATGTAGAATGCAAGACTGATTCAGCGTTGTTACGAAGACAAAGGAGATGTTTGATCCTAGATATACCCTTCTATACGTGATGTATACATTTTGCGTCACATTGGCAGATACCCAGCGGCGTATACATATTACAATGCAAGGCAATCTTGAAAATCAAAGAAACAATTTAACATCAAGTGTTATGTGCTTCGTCAAGTGCTGGCTTATTTAATATCAAGTGCTCTAGATATTAATAGCCACATTGTTGGACGAGCTCTGTCCCAGCTGATTTCTTCATTACGCAAAGCAGAGGTGCGGCGATCAATGACACTACATTGTGAATCAAGACTCTGTACTCGACAGTAAACTCGAACGAAAATTGCCTAAACGGAATTGCCGCTTAAACAGGACAGTctaaatagctttgttttctatttgggcagtgcaaaaaaaaatgtgtcctTTACCAGTACCGAAATTTTCGCGGCCTTCAAAACGGAACCTGAGAAGTACGCTCTAAAGCACTTTTACAGAGAAAGGTAGGATCTGAAAGATCTTTTTGGAGCCTGTCTTCTACGCAGAAAGCCATCCTTACAAAGCGGTGGCAAAGACTCAAGAAAGTAAAAATCTGATTGATATTTAACGCACAGCATGTCAAGACAACAGCTTCCCGCCAACGCCACTCGCCAAGGAGGCCATCAAAATAAGATGAACCGACATTACGGGCGCCGTACAGCGTGTCGTTCATTGATTTGGACTCCCCCTGCCGGATCGCTTGTTATCGCGCACCAACCGGAGCAGTAAGATCCACGTCTGTTTTCATACTTCGCCGCAGTGCGTCCTCGATACCAAAACTAGCTAAGCTTAGTTAATCCAATGTCTGTTGACACCACACGAACCACGGGCAAACTAGCTGCCATACTCATTTTAAGCTTCACATATTTAGCAGCGTTAAGAGGCATGTCGTAGTGCTGCACATCTGCAGCTTTTTCTAAGCAAAAGGAACTCCTGCTAATAGAACACATTCCTCCGGTGCCTGGAGGGTCCGTTTGAGTAGATTTTACTGAATCAGTAGCATAAAGGATACTGACCGTGTGGACATGCAGAAGGCCGAGGGGAAGGCAAATAATCGTTCGGTTTGAAATAGGCATGTTATATTTATGTGAATACGTTAGCCTCAAAGCAATTTAGCGGAGCCTGCAGTAGACTGCATAGATTTTTGAAGGACACAATCGCTATTTTTTGTGTGTGGCTGAACATTGATTTCTTTCATGTTTCTCACTTTACACATCATGCACGCTGCAGACATTAGGCTGTTGACATTCCTGTGCTTTTCAAGACTTGCAAGATATGAACTATGTGGAAGTTATGTTAACTTGAACTTCAATGTGCCTACTGCAGGTCTGCACTGTGCATAGGCTTTAGATTAGGCACAAAAAACAAGCCTTGAAAGACTATAGTTTGATACTTTACTGCCGGTATTTTTTATGTTCAGAAAATGCCAGAGCAAAAGCATGTCATAAGTGGTTTAGAGTAAAAAGTACAGTTTCTCAACACTTGGAAAAAAAGTTTGTGCCCAATGCGAGGGCGCCCCCACTTAATGGTGCACTGGGACGCCACATGGGAAATCGCCGCCATGAGAGCGGCACAAAccatttttttctgtgtgttcACAAGAGTTTCCACGGGATTTTAAGGGCACAGGCTCCTTTCCCAACGAGTCACCCTTGAAGAAAGCCAAGCGCGAGGCTGGGGTGCGCGTATGCCCATTTAAAACCAGCCGGTGGGTGCCCCGTGGCGGAAGGAATCTAATCCACGACTTCCCCAGCGCAGGCAGGCGCTGTAACGCTAGGCCGCGGCTGTAAAATTGTGTACCCGAGGTACAATGTCggcccggaaaaaaaaaaacgcaatcgtACCTGGGTGAGCTTGCTCTCTCGGAAGGGCACCGGAGCCTTTTTGGACGCATCCTGGTTGCTACGTAGGCCCTCCAAGCAGCGGCTGAGCACCACCAAAGAGTTGTTAATGCGGCCAGATTCGCGAAGCCGTGACCCATCAGTGCCAGCTTTGGATGGCCTCTCCGAACCCGCCAGGTCGCAGAGCATCATTGTGTTGACGTGCCAGTTTTGGATGTCCAACCTAGAGCTCACCAGCCGCACCGTGAAGACGCAGTGGCTGCGGCTCGAGCTGCGGTTGAGTTCAGTCTCGGCAAACGTCTGGTTGTTGCGCGCCAGGCAGAACAGCCGATACGCTTCATCAGCCGAGTGCACAGGCACTTCGATGAGACCGCGCACAAATGCGCGTTTAGCCCGGTCTTCCCCCAACTTTAGAATGGTGCGCCGCTGGCCGCCTTTCTTCTTTGTGGCTGCCTCAGCTGATGGGAGGAGCAGGTCGTAAATGCCCTCGTTGTAAATTTCATAAAAGGAGAGCCACAGCGATACCTGTTCAAGATGTGATAAAAAGGACGGAAGGACAAAATTGGATCCATTATGCTTGCGTTAAGTACGACAGCCGATATAATACAGTGTTATTTGGAGGGGCTTTGTTTAATTATGACCAGCCTATAGTTAGACTCCCGAGCATCAGTGCAACCAATTTTCGTTCATAACTTCTTCGCACGTTTTACTCTTAAAGCTCGTTGTCTGTTCAACCAACATGCTGTGCCAAAGTTCTGTTCATTTTACCATTGATGAACATCCATAAGGTTAAAATAACCGAGACTGGCTAGCAGCGCTGTGTGTGCTTATTGGTCGACCATGTCATTTCATGTGCTGAAAAAGATATCCGAAGATGAATCAAAAAGGTTCTCAGTGCTGCTTGAAGACACTCATATCGCTTCCCTACACAATTACCACGCTGTTCTTGTGCAGCCTTTCTTCATGATTCCCTGTAACAAGTACGTATTTTTTCAAAAGCGAGTATTAGCAAAAGAAACTTGCTATCAGGTTTGGAAAAGGCAGTTTTGCACAGCACCCTAAACGTGCTCATGCCATAGGTAAGTAGATAGCTAAAAAGTGATCAAATTATGAAAGTTTGGCACAGTTAACTGGTGGCAAGTGTGAAGGGCACATCGTGTCCAGATCTCATGAAAGAGCAGGAAGCTATGGCAGTTGCAACACGACGAGATCGTGACGTTTACAACAAATGAAGTGCTTCAGTTTCTTGAATAATAATCGACTCACTTGCGTAACAAATGCACCACCCACAATATAGTTCGTAAACGAGTGTATTTGAACTCATCAGCTGTATACCGATGTTGCCCATTTTGAATTTAACGCTGACACACTTGCACGCATTAAAGTACCGTGTGGAATATTATTATAATTGCATTTATTGGGCCACTTTAATGCAGCAAAAGTACCATAGGGTGAACGTTTATTCCTTGCCAAGCTTTGAAAGGAATACAACTTAACCTTTCTGAGCCCTGAGAAAAGGCTGTCAAAAAGCACGACATCCTGTGCACCAGCTTAATTTAGCCGCACTAGCTCTCTTTTCTGTCCCATCAAGCTTTCCCTGACTGCGACACTATCCTGTTTGCTCTGTAGATGTGCAAGTAGTTACTGGATTACTGTATTTTACACGGTGTGGAACGCTCAAGAGGAAGGTAGTTTGAGTTGTATTTCGTAGTCTATGGTGTTTCAGTGCAATAGCCGTCTGTTCCGTCCACAAGTCGCTTTCAATATACTAATACCACCACTCTTACGTTGCAAGAAAAGGCTTGGttacccagaaaaaaaaatgcgaaaataAAAGTCTATCGTGAGGCTGCCTTGAAGTCATTTCAAGCGTAGTTATACTTGAGTTAAGTGGACTATAGT encodes:
- the LOC142582309 gene encoding uncharacterized protein LOC142582309 isoform X2 gives rise to the protein MQRPARPYTGSEESSQSENEELLPPLEAVRRQLDADLAPSSALKVYLRIRPRVGGRAFTNPAFRACDETTVESTTATLEHQHQKRFSFTKVCKGAPARPDCFDDVFPLSAEEEASALLRKGKLLDDKAARSAVDFSAFRMPSNSSDESLIDSCDSNYDKAQVSLWLSFYEIYNEGIYDLLLPSAEAATKKKGGQRRTILKLGEDRAKRAFVRGLIEVPVHSADEAYRLFCLARNNQTFAETELNRSSSRSHCVFTVRLVSSRLDIQNWHVNTMMLCDLAGSERPSKAGTDGSRLRESGRINNSLVVLSRCLEGLRSNQDASKKAPVPFRESKLTQAMQAYFTTGAQVSLVVNICPAMSMLEESLNALKFSAVAIEVVPQQLESRHVRCKKAVRRLTERWHRASGDEGLRDGSLADEGAAPAALDADDAAELFETIEALARDLEDTRGQLKWAQKMAAANEAQVNDYKGLVKQLEQELCKQRDSADREMAIRVRNACEITRLELYRQAERDSTMDLRRRLEAAEREVAELKEELRKQAVAQNVTEHMCGCWHVQDTSSGANSS